Within the Salvia hispanica cultivar TCC Black 2014 chromosome 4, UniMelb_Shisp_WGS_1.0, whole genome shotgun sequence genome, the region GGACATCATCGTCTGGCAGCACCCCGATCTCCGCCAATTCACCAAATTCGGCCAGGGCGACGGCGCCGTCAAAGCCCTCGTCGCCGCCGGAAACAGAGTCTTCACCGCGCACCAGGACAGCCGAATTAGGGCTTGGAAGGTCTCCCGAAGCTCCGAGAATGTGTTCAAGCTCATCGACACGCTCCCCACCACCAAGGACTACTTGGGGAAATTCATGAAGCAGAGCAACTACGTCCAGACGCGGCGCCACCACAAGCTCCTCTGGATCGAGCACGCCGACACCATCTCCTGCCTCGCCGTCTCCGTCTCCGCCGGCCTCATCTACTCCGGCTCCTGGGACAAGACCATCAAGGTGTGGCGCGTTTCCGATTTTAAATGCCTCGAGTCCATCAAGGCGCACGGCGACGCCATCAACAGCATTGCCGCGAGGGGAGGCACGGTCTACTCGGGCTCGGCCGACGGGAGGATCAAGGTGTGGGCGAGGGGGCCCGGGGGAAAGGGGCAGCATTCTTGCAGAAAGGTGTTGGAGGGGCACAAGGATGTTTCCTTCAATGCTGTGGTGGTCACTGAGGGTTTTGTGTACGGGGGTGGCTCGGACGGGAGCTTGATGGGGTGGAGCTGCGGCGAGGGGTGGAGGGGGGTTTGTGACGTGAGGGCGCATGAGACGGCGGTGCtgtgtttgtgtttgatgGGGGAGAGGATGATGTGCAGTGGGTCGGCGGAtaagagtgtgtgtgtgtggaggAGGGAGGTGGGGGGTGGGGTGTGTAGGCATATGGTGATAAGGGGGCACCAAGGGCCGGTCAAGTGTTTGCAGGCGTCGCCGCTCAGGGTTGGCGGCGGCGGGGGGTTCATGTTGTATAGTGGGAGTCTTGATAAGAGCTTGAGGGTTTGGTGGGTTCCTGCTGCTGCTTCTGATCATCATCATATAAATGGAGACAATGACAATAAATTGAGGTTTCTCAGttgaatgttttgtttttttgtatttatccTGTTTTTTAGATAGGATTTTCATGACAGAGTGtgattgtttttgtgtttttttgggTTCTTGAATGTGTAATTACATCAGTTAGTTGGtttttgtatttgaatttttttgttttttggggGGATACATTTTTTCTTGAAGGTGTCAGTTAATTGGAGattgtatttgaattttgaaggtaaaggtttatttttgttttcctttttcataAGGATTGAGTAGAGAAATGAAGAATAATGTTGTTGCTCCACACAAAAAAGTCCAGAAAACAAGGGATTTTGCTAACTGCTGAACATGCAATTCCACAGACCACAATTGTAGGTTTGTTTTACTTTATGTATGAGATATCGACGACATTTTCTAAAAGTTTATTTGTTCCCACAAATTTTCAACTTGCCgtataatatcacaaacttaaagagttattgaattttttccaCTAGCAACAAAATCCGGctacattttatttgttattacaTCATATAAGATATGGTtaccattgaaaaatgataGTTACTTGTTACTACAATGCGATTACTTAGTCACTAGAAGCTAGATATGGTTATTCACTTCATTTTAATGTAGTTAAAGTTTATTGCTGGtggaaaaattcaacaattattTAAGTTTGTCATATTACATGTCAAGTTCAAAATTGgcgaaaaaaacaaatttttgaaaaaattttgaGGCAAtatcctttattttttaagcaAAAAAGATATCAATAAACAATGCTAAAACAATATTATGAAAGGAATAATTACTTTAATGAGCTCTAAAACGCGGTATTAGTCTAAAAATGAACCCAATAAACTATGCTAAAACAAGATTATGAAAGGAATAATTACTTTAATGACCGCGGTGTTAGTCTAAAAAAGCACGCAACAGAATCCGAAGACTGGTCTTTTCCAAAACcatacaataaaattatatgccATTCAACTTTGGTTGATATAAAGTGCAGTCAAATTACAGGGGTGATTCTCtaagaaaaaagatgaagaagccAACAAACTgttgtgatttaatttaatggatATACATATGAAGAGGGTGTGTCTTGGATCTCACCTAAATCGTTAAAAGTCACCAGAATAAGCTTTGTCAAGGAAGGAATAAACATTGCAAGAAGCAACCTAAAAAGTGTATGTCGCCTTATATTATAGTATAACCATTctgcatataaaaatataactcaCTCAACCACTCTGTATCTTACTGCATAAGCTCATTCCTTCCACAAAAAGGGAGAGTGGAACGAGAAAGAAAACTCGTAATTCAACAGACAACAGCAGCAAATTGCTCTCTTCCACACTGCTTTTAGATATTAAGGGACCATTTGGGGAGGCAATGAGCAATTTAGTAGTAATACTTTTGcgacaaaatatataataatatttcatccaATAAAAATGTTGTagaaaaacaataaacaatGGCCCTCTTATTTAACTTTGGATCCACTACGCatacatataacatatatGTGGCCCCAGgaaaaaagtaatactccaGGCAAGATATTTCAGATTTGATTAAGTTGATGTTTACAGCTCAATACTTTGATATGGAAACCACTACATAGCTATGTCCTGTGCTAAAATATCTCTGTTAATATGTTTCTTTAATATTGATAGTTTACTTTTGTATAGTAATAAGAGTTTCTCAATGTCATAGCATGTGGTCCAGAGATTAAAAAAGTAGCAGTTTAGTGTGCCTTGCACTTCAATAAAGTATGACACCGAAACATTATTTATGCATACACAAAAAAAGGATCGCTCTAAAGGAAAATATAGGATCAACTGGACATGAGTTCTACCTTTTTACCTACTGAATATCACATTCCATTGTCATGGCCCAGAGACAGAGAGACATATATCTTAAGAATTAATCctctttttcattaaatttgaagGAAGAAACACATGGTAACAATTAAGAATGTTTTTCAACTAGTTAAAACCTATGTATCACGAATGCTAACAGAAGAATTATAAGCACACAAAGATGTATTACCTTCTCATTTGACTCTGGCAACTATCGGAAATCTCTTGTGATAGTAAGGATGACCCTCAGTGAGGAGCTTCCACTTCCATCATCTAAGTTTTGTGGAGGAGGTCATGAGAGAGTATTTGAGTGACTACAAAAGGGAGATGCCTGCCATTTTGTTGAGAACTGGAAATTCATGTGGTATCACTTTGGTTCTTCTTCAAGTCCTGCAACTCAGTCACTGCATCATGCCTTCAGATGATGGGGTGATCTCATATTTCTACTGTCTGAATTGGAGACCTTATAGGATCCTTTATACTTTGTTGAGTCTTGCTTCTATCTCTGATTCCATCAATGAGGTTTAATCAACATTTAATACTGTCTCACATTCTTCTATCTTCATCatgaacatgcatgattttttctcatcaattctATGCTATTGGCAATGGTTGAACCAGCAGTCCCAACGAAACCTAGAGAAGCACAACCACAGATAGTTTCTTCgacatatagtagtatatcagGTAATGATAGAGGACTGCAATGTTGCTCTCTTCCATCAAAACTGCTTGAAACATATTGAAGCTTCAATCCATATGCTGCATTTACAAGTTTCTTAGCAGTTTTAGCTACTAATTCGTCGTCTTCTCTCAGAACAAACAGCTTAAAAACATCAGAGTCTTTTTCGAGATCCCCCAGATAACTTCCAGTCCAATTAACCCGGGGAAGATCTGTCATTATGAATACATGTATTGGGAGAGTGCCCTTCTGTTTCAACGAGTCTAGGGTTTGCTTCAATACTTGGAAAGTACCGTCCCAGTGGTTCTTAAACTGACCATCCAATAACCTAAGCTGTGCACAAAGAAACGGAGCGCTAATCGTCTCGTGTGCAAAACTCTTCCCAGCATTCAAGATTTCAGGcacaaattgaagaaattcaatcTTCTGAATTACTAACTGTACCCTTTGATCGTTTGGAGCTTCATGGATGTCAATATGCGATTCAGATCCCTTATATGGTCCGGTAAATAGGCTCCCAAAGGCCAGGACAGTGGCTGATCCAGCTGTGGATCCAGGACCAAGGGCCCTAGAAACATCTTTCCTTGTCctcgaaaatgaaaatttccttttcttcttgaaTTCTTCATCAGCTTGAAATGAATCCAAAACCTCATCATCAGTTTGGTATGTCCATACTGTTGTTCTGCAATCTTCTTGGGAAGCAACAAAACATGCTTCCACATTACCATCGTATCCAGATAGTAAAGATCCACATTGTCTTAGTTTCTCAAGCATCGATGAATGCATACTTGAGTCTGCAGTGCAAGCCAAACTGAGATTCACGTCACACCACTTTGACACAAAAATCCTGAAATCCATAAATCTGACAGTTGAAGTGACCACTAGAGATGAAAGATCAACTATATCCGCCATGGATACGTACCTGCATCCATATAGAGAAACATAATGCTCCATATAATATGTGGGCATATTAAGTTTTTGGGAACAGGAAATTATGAGAGTATACATACTCAACATATCGGATCAAGAtaagtttaaaaatataaagacaTAGTAGAAACAAATAACTCGGTTTCCAGGCAAAGCTCTCATTAGCCAAAAATAGCTGTTGGATAAGCTAATCGATATCAAATGGTTTAGAAACATAAACCTAAGGTGAAGGGAAATATGACAACCAGGGTTCATCCAATAAAACTGCAATAAAGATGGAGGTACCTCTACCTTGTGATGGATaatcatattcatatataacACCGAACACTTATTACCAAAGGTTACATATGAAGCACGTGTCCTAAATACATGTATATAGTGAATTATGAAGAATAAGAATACTACTAAATGGCAACAACACACTTGTTGTTGTAAGCATAAGGccaaaattagaaacacaACTCGGATCATTAATAGAGATCTCTCAACATGCACCTACTAGCAAGAATGTCTAAACTGATATCTAATTTGATATCTAATTCAGCTCGAGGAGCAGTGTTCTCTACCTAACTAGGTTGCTTCATGTGTTCCTCTAGTTCATTCAGCCTACGACTTTATCAATACAAGCCAATTGTATCTTGCATAATGTCATTAGATGCAAGTGACTCGTGAGTTGGAAGGAGATGAATTCATTTTGAATTGTGAGATCCCCAAATTTAAAGACCATATCATTAGAAATCACAGATCAggaatcaaatcaaataaacagATATAAATGGCAAATCATCGTAAATTGAGCCTCCAGGGATCCATCAAACACAATAATCCATATTGTTATATAAACTTGAAGTGAATGTGGAGAATTAACAATGATTTAAGAAAACTGGACTTGCCTGCGATCACGGATTAGCTGAATACTGTGGTTCCATACTCTGAATCTCAATTCATTCGGatccaaaaccctaaatttggGGCAACTCCCGAGGGCGACCGCGTGGTGATCGAGAACAGGAGGCACAATCAGCGTGCGATTGAGAATGGCGGCCATCAAAATAGCATTCCTGAATTCGGAGAGCTGGTTGCTGAAACCGCTGTGGGGCGCATACCAGAGGTACTTGTCTCCCGGAGTGTGGGTGCATTGGGGAGGGCGTGAGTCTGGGGAAAGTGGAAGGAGAGAAGGAGAGAAGGAGATTTTGGAGGAGATGAAGATAGCGATTATTATGAAGGTGAAGAGGAGGAGAGGTGCTCTGTAGCTGGTGAAAATTGTGGGcctcttattcctttttcCGGCAACTCCGCCCCCGTGACGATGTCCAAAATCCATCTCTATAATTTAATGTCACGTATTAATGATTTTCCAATTGAAAATGAAGTGTTAAATCCACTCAATTTAACTACTCTAAAACAAGATGAAATTTAATGGtaaactacaattaaatgttcaaaatgccaattacaaaaattaagagtATTAGTAGTGGgagtttgatatttttagtttctaGGATATGAAGAACACTATTCACACAAGTAAATTATAATCCCTTGCGATTGTTGATGTAGATCAAATAatgtaaatcaaattataatttgttttgtcttaAGTTTTCCGAGTTTTTGGCATAAAATGTTATCAAGCTGACCTCAAATTAACAAACTGACCACAAATTTTGCCAGCAGTTATATGTctgaaattcatttttcaaactaaaatcagaaattttaaaagtattgCAATCTATACTACTAAAAGGCAATATTGCcctttttggagggaaaatgtGAAGCTATCATTTTGAGTAATGACAAGCATTGGATAGAAAATTGgtccaattaaataatagcttaccaatcaagatttggaagaATTATAAAGCAAATTTGACCCCAATTTTCGTGATCAAACAATAATCCATTTTcatagacaaataaaaaattagcaGTCCAGATTTGTGATGTGGAGAATCTACCATGGAAAGTGAAAGCTCAGAAGGAGAAAACCTGGCGAGGCGGGCGGCGGTGGGCAGCTGCTGGCCGAGAGAGCCGCGGGATATCACCACAGCTAGGCTGGCGAATTCGGCGGGCGGCGAGGAACGAAGAAGCCACCGGTCTGGCAGCGCCGATAgggagaggaagagagaaatgGACGATATTCCAAGGGTTTAGAAAATCGTTTGTCATCAAGTATATTATTTGGGCTTTAGTTGGGCTTCTAgagttttacatttttttaattatatatgtataccaTAGATTTTAATggatttttaatgaattatagattttatagTTTAACTATTAATAggatataattaaaatataatatagatttCTTGATTATGACTCTAGGAATTGTATTTAGAATAAcactaaatattagtaatttattgcGTTGGCCAATTTTAATAGCTGTTGAAAACGGGACGGCAGTTTTTGTcaactttaattaataaagagagaCGTTATATTTGGGTTTGGGCCATAGAAAATGATACAAGTCCAAATcaactaaataaattacacCCTCTCAACTAATTGAGtctaaacaataaaaatctTTTGTTTCAACAGAATTGTTTTCATTCTTCAAGCTCTGCTCCAGAAATCCCTTCAACAGTGCAGTCTGATAATTAGCCACATTAATCATAATAATTAGGATTAATCACAGATTTTAATTCAGCCACTAATGATCCTTAAAACACCCAATTAATTCCCATCCACATCATAATCACAATTTGATTTCTAGCAAACCagtagagaaagagagagggagcCGAGAGAGTCAGAGAGTAGGAGAACGGTAATTCTTGCTCTAATTATCCAGGTTCATAGGTAATCCTCTCAACAATCCATATCTCAATCTGGTTTCACTTCTGTCGGAAATAAACGAATATACAATGTTTGACAGAAGTCGATTCTGCCAAGCACAAGGAGTTTCCTTTTTTGGGCCTCCTTCCTTTTTTGCTTTGGGTGTTTGggctcaatttttttaattatggagAAATAAGGTGGGccaagtaaaataattaagtctTGGcccaataaattaatttaaatcatggGGAATTATTAAATCCCAGAATAATTTGCGATGTACGAATGATCTTCTCCCGAGCccgaataaaataaatgagaagGAAAAATGGTGCGATAATTTAATCACGCGCTTAAagaattttgagaatttatTTCGACGCCGTGGAGGAAAATACGAGGACCCAACGGAGGAATTTTAAGCATGAGCGGCCGACCGGCCGAATAATCGAAAATATGCGAAAGATGAGAAGCGAGATAAAAGACTTTAATTAGGGTGCATGCATTCTAATTAGTAGTTTCTCGCGCTGATTGTTGTGTTACTACCTTGTTATTTAAAGGGATTTGTTCTGTGAGACTCTAATCCAAAAAGAGGAATACTCAAGTTGCGATACCATTTTAAGCGAACGAGATGGGCTTTCGAACTAAAGTTTTATTGTGAGATTTCGGTTTAAATACGAATTAAGTGCTAAGTCTATCTTATATTGAAATTGGTGTGATtgaaactattatttttaatccatGATGATGTGATATATGTGCTTAAAGTCGAAGTGATTGCCATGTGTTGCTATGTATAACTTCTTGAGTGGATTGTGAATCGCTCGGCCTGGCCAATATGATGTTATACGATGTTCGACTTGGTTAATATGATGTTATTCGATGCTCGGTGTTGACcgataaatatgagttatgttTCAAACTGGTTTTGAAAGGAAATGAGGATAGAAATATTTTGTCATGCCATATTTTATCTTGAGAAATGTTTATCTGTTTGTCTAGCAAGGGGAGCGTCCCTACTAGACCAGTTATTttataatcgaattcgggtatGGTGTGGAGAGTGTGTCCACCCAGGCTAGTTTACACAACATATGGATCGGGAGCCATCCTTCGatttggccggtctagtggactcggaatgtggccacattttCAGTCCATGTACAGTTCAGATGTGGTCTATGAGACCTATCTAAAGTGGTTGTTGCCATGTATggttaatcgaattcgggtctcaATGTGGGTAGTGTCCTTACTTTGACTAGTGTACACCAGAGACCGTGAGTCACCAAGCTGGTTGGCCGGTTATTGTGACTGtgggaggtggccaccttcacgGCACCAGAAATAACAGATATGACAGTTTTTCAAAGAAAACTAGGAGAAATGGTTGTGTTTTGAAATAATGTTGAAAAGGACTTGGAGATGAGTCAAAAGTTTGTGCTTGAAATGATTTTAGTGTTTTCTCGATATTTTAAAGTAAAGACCGAGATTCACTCAATGGTGGCATGACATAAGTGTTTTATAAAATCGTTTTGGcttgtgttcactgagtacatCAAGTACTCAACTCTGCAtatgttttccctatgtgttGGTTGAGCAGTGATGATGATGAGCGGTGTTGAGCAGAGATGGAGTATGTTCTTTGATAGA harbors:
- the LOC125219677 gene encoding protein JINGUBANG-like translates to MMLQEHTPLLSTSSTPSNTSSSSNSSDAESESPAPSFRYNFQDFKFKLTAASAPISSSQSYKSLAVLSGHVGSVSCLALCGEFILSASQAKDIIVWQHPDLRQFTKFGQGDGAVKALVAAGNRVFTAHQDSRIRAWKVSRSSENVFKLIDTLPTTKDYLGKFMKQSNYVQTRRHHKLLWIEHADTISCLAVSVSAGLIYSGSWDKTIKVWRVSDFKCLESIKAHGDAINSIAARGGTVYSGSADGRIKVWARGPGGKGQHSCRKVLEGHKDVSFNAVVVTEGFVYGGGSDGSLMGWSCGEGWRGVCDVRAHETAVLCLCLMGERMMCSGSADKSVCVWRREVGGGVCRHMVIRGHQGPVKCLQASPLRVGGGGGFMLYSGSLDKSLRVWWVPAAASDHHHINGDNDNKLRFLS
- the LOC125219407 gene encoding O-fucosyltransferase 30-like isoform X1; translated protein: MPQNGDEMLTNTRKEMDFGHRHGGGVAGKRNKRPTIFTSYRAPLLLFTFIIIAIFISSKISFSPSLLPLSPDSRPPQCTHTPGDKYLWYAPHSGFSNQLSEFRNAILMAAILNRTLIVPPVLDHHAVALGSCPKFRVLDPNELRFRVWNHSIQLIRDRRYVSMADIVDLSSLVVTSTVRFMDFRIFVSKWCDVNLSLACTADSSMHSSMLEKLRQCGSLLSGYDGNVEACFVASQEDCRTTVWTYQTDDEVLDSFQADEEFKKKRKFSFSRTRKDVSRALGPGSTAGSATVLAFGSLFTGPYKGSESHIDIHEAPNDQRVQLVIQKIEFLQFVPEILNAGKSFAHETISAPFLCAQLRLLDGQFKNHWDGTFQVLKQTLDSLKQKGTLPIHVFIMTDLPRVNWTGSYLGDLEKDSDVFKLFVLREDDELVAKTAKKLVNAAYGLKLQYVSSSFDGREQHCSPLSLPDILLYVEETICGCASLGFVGTAGSTIANSIELMRKNHACS
- the LOC125219407 gene encoding O-fucosyltransferase 30-like isoform X2, with the protein product MDFGHRHGGGVAGKRNKRPTIFTSYRAPLLLFTFIIIAIFISSKISFSPSLLPLSPDSRPPQCTHTPGDKYLWYAPHSGFSNQLSEFRNAILMAAILNRTLIVPPVLDHHAVALGSCPKFRVLDPNELRFRVWNHSIQLIRDRRYVSMADIVDLSSLVVTSTVRFMDFRIFVSKWCDVNLSLACTADSSMHSSMLEKLRQCGSLLSGYDGNVEACFVASQEDCRTTVWTYQTDDEVLDSFQADEEFKKKRKFSFSRTRKDVSRALGPGSTAGSATVLAFGSLFTGPYKGSESHIDIHEAPNDQRVQLVIQKIEFLQFVPEILNAGKSFAHETISAPFLCAQLRLLDGQFKNHWDGTFQVLKQTLDSLKQKGTLPIHVFIMTDLPRVNWTGSYLGDLEKDSDVFKLFVLREDDELVAKTAKKLVNAAYGLKLQYVSSSFDGREQHCSPLSLPDILLYVEETICGCASLGFVGTAGSTIANSIELMRKNHACS
- the LOC125219407 gene encoding O-fucosyltransferase 30-like isoform X3 → MPQNGDEMLTNTRKEMDFGHRHGGGVAGKRNKRPTIFTSYRAPLLLFTFIIIAIFISSKISFSPSLLPLSPDSRPPQCTHTPGDKYLWYAPHSGFSNQLSEFRNAILMAAILNRTLIVPPVLDHHAVALGSCPKFRVLDPNELRFRVWNHSIQLIRDRRIFVSKWCDVNLSLACTADSSMHSSMLEKLRQCGSLLSGYDGNVEACFVASQEDCRTTVWTYQTDDEVLDSFQADEEFKKKRKFSFSRTRKDVSRALGPGSTAGSATVLAFGSLFTGPYKGSESHIDIHEAPNDQRVQLVIQKIEFLQFVPEILNAGKSFAHETISAPFLCAQLRLLDGQFKNHWDGTFQVLKQTLDSLKQKGTLPIHVFIMTDLPRVNWTGSYLGDLEKDSDVFKLFVLREDDELVAKTAKKLVNAAYGLKLQYVSSSFDGREQHCSPLSLPDILLYVEETICGCASLGFVGTAGSTIANSIELMRKNHACS